The sequence TACTCGTGACACCATCGCCAGGATTGCACAATTGCGCGCCCAGAAAGCCAAGCTTCTAGGGTATCCGAACTTTGCCGCTTGGAAGCTCGTAGACCAAATGGCCAAAACGCCGGAAGCGGCGTTGAAGTTCATGGACGCGCTTGTCTCTCCAGCCACTGCAAAAGACGCCAGCGAGGCACAGGATATCCAGGCGGTGATCGACAAACAGAGTGCCGGGTTCAAGCTTCAGCCCTGGGATTGGGACTTCTACTCCGAGCAGGTACGCAAGGCTAAGTACGATCTCGACGAAGCCCAGATCAAGCCTTATTTCGAGTTGAATAATGTGCTCCAGAACGGTGTGTTCTATGCCGCCAACCAGCTTTACGGGCTGACTTTCAAGGAGCGCAAAGACCTTCCCGTGTACGCTCCCGAAATGCGCGTATTCGAAGTATTCAACGCCGACGGTAGCTCTCTGGCTCTCTTCTATTGCGATTACTTCAAGCGCGACAATAAACAAGGCGGGGCCTGGATGAACAACTATGTGGAGCAGTCCAAACTGCTGGGCACCCTCCCTGTCGTTTCAAACGTTGCCAATTTTGCCATGCCGGCTCCGGGAGAGCCTGCGCTCCTCTCCTCGGATGACGTCCGAACAATGTTCCACGAATTTGGGCATGCGCTGCACGGCATGTTCGCCAACACCCAATACCCCAGCCTTTCAGGCACGGCAATCGCGCGCGATTTCGTTGAATTTCCATCGCAGTTCAATGAACATTGGGCGACTTCTCCCGCAATTTTCCAGCGCTACGCCAAGCACTATAAAACCGACGCACCAATGCCTGCGGAATTAGCAGAGAAGATCAAGAAGTCCATCACTTTCAACAAGGGCTACGCGACCACAGAGGCGCTGGCCGCCGCTCAACTGGATATGAAGTGGCACACGCTTCCCGCAAGTGCAACACTGCAGAAGCCCGATAGGTTCGAGTCAGAAGCGTTACAACAGACCGGTCTCTCTATTAGCTACACCCCGCCGCGTTATCGTTCGAGCTACTTCGCCCACATCTGGAGCAGTAGTGGATATGCTGCAGGCTACTATGCCTATCTCTGGACTCAGATGCTGGCCGATGACGCGTTCCAGTGGTTCGAAGAACACGGCGGCCTGACTCGTGCGAATGGGGACCGCTTTCGCGAAATGGTGTTGTCCCGAGGCAATACTGAAAACCTCGAGAGAATGTACGTCGACTGGCGCGGCGCCAAACCTACGATTGAACCAATGCTGAAATATCGTGGTCTGGCGGTAGCCGGCTCCCGCGCCGCCTCCAAGTAAATGAGGCTTTACCGCGTTTACTTCTCGGGTCGCTCACCAATTGCGGTTTTGGAAGCGAGGATACTCAGTGTGTTGGCTTCTCTTGTGGTGGGTGGTACGCCATGAAGTCTTGCTGAAAACGCCGGCTGTAGCCCTCAACCAAAGCCTGCACCCGTTCCGGGCTGGATGACTTGACGATCAACCCTGCATGATGCTCTTTATTCATGCGCCAGACGATCTCGGAATCGCAATATTCTGACGTGTCGGGCCACTGCTGCCGGGCTAGTGAGATCACCAGACCGGCGGAGTCCTTTTTCGCAACCGGTACATGATAGGGATTCTTCCCCGCGACAACCTCGATTTTCGCCCATTCTGCCCAGAGATTGATTCCTGTGGCGGCTTCGACCAGCTCAGCAATGTGCGCCCCTCCTACCCTTGCAGAAGTCTCCAGGAAGTACAGCCTGCCCCCATCCCACGCGCGGATAAATTCACTATGCGATACGCCACGAACCAGGTTGAATGCCTCCAGCACTCGCTCATTCAGCTCCGTCAGTTCCTTCTCTTCGGGCGAGCCGGGTGGGATTGTTCGCGTAGTGAACACGCCCCCGCCATGCGACACATCCATAGGCGGTGTACCGTACCTGCTGGCTATTGAGAACAGGAGCTTGCGTTCGTAGATGATGCTATCCACGTGATAGATGTCGCCGGGGACATACTGCTCCAGCAAGTAGAAGGACTGCTGATCACCCAGTTTATCTATTGCTTGCCACAATTCCTCGGCACTCGTGATTTTCTTGATCCCGATGGCACCCGCCTGCGAGCGTGGCTTCAGCACCCAGGGCGGCGAAATCCCGTGAACAAAATTCCTCAATTTCTCCCGGTTAAGGACGTGGATGAAAGGGGGGACAGGCAGGTCTTCGTCCTGTGCTTTGGCCCGCATCGCCAGCTTGTCGCGAAAGTAGCGTGTAGTCGTCTCGCCCATGCCCCCAACCCGAAGGTGCTCGCGTAGAGCGGCAGCAGTCTCCAGATCAAAATCATCGAGCGGAACGATTCGGTCGATGCTTTCCTTCTTTGCGAGGTCACTCACGCCTAGGATCGCGTCCTGCAGGTTCCATTTCCTATCCTGATCAGGCAGATAGAAAATTTCGTCGATGCTCTCCCGTGGCCACTCTTCTTTTTCCAGACTCTGCGATGTAAGCAGCAGGACTCGGCATCCCTGGCGCTTACATTCCCGCAGGAATTCTGTGCCTTTGTAGTAGCTGGCCAAGCAAAGAACCGTCAGATTCGCGGGCTGCACCATGAGTAAGGCCGCAATCCTGCTCCCCGATGCCCGCTCCTGTCAATCACCTGGGCTCTTTCACTCAGGCAGCAGGCTTCTCGCATGGCTGCCCACGCTCGTACAGAAATGAATCCTGGCTGGGGTCGGGCAACGAAGATGGCGGATCACTGGCGGGAAACGAATCCGCCAGCGTCTTGTCCATCATTTTCTCCTTCCGTTCCTGATCGTCGCACTCGTCGATTAATCGGTCTTCCGGGTCACGAATTTGATCTTCGTCTGGCAACATTTCACACCCCACAAGGATTCCTCAGCTCTGGTTGGTGGATGACGTATCGGCCGAATGAGTTATTTACTTTTTTGTGTCGAAATAGCTGAGTCGGGTTGGAAGCCGCTGCCGTTCGAAGTGTCAGAGGAATGGGGCAACTTGCCGCCGAGACGCTTAAAAATCGGTTCAGGAATCGAGCGAACCGCGAACATGATGTATCGCCAGATGGCCGGAGTGTAGAGCACTTCAGGCGAGCGTCTCTTCAGCGCCCGGCAAATATCTCCCGCCACAACGCTGGGACTCGACATCATTGACTTGCGGGCAATTTGAGCCGTCATTGGGGTATCCACCGGCCCAGGCTTAATAGTAATAACCTGCACGCCGGAGGGGTGCAACCGGCTGCGCAGGCCCTGCAAAAACAGACTCAAACCCCCTTTAGCAGCTCCGTAAACATAGTTTGATCTCCGTCCACGATCGCCAGCTACTGATGTGATGGCCGCTATACAACCCCACCCCCGCGGCTCGAGGTAGTCGGCAAACAAGGTCAACAGCGCC comes from Terriglobales bacterium and encodes:
- the dcp gene encoding peptidyl-dipeptidase Dcp codes for the protein MNHLILAAAVVIGLHALPTLASSAEFGPDNPFFAPSKLPFQAPPFDKTKDEDYQPALEAGMAEQRKEVQAIADDPAPPSFENTFVALEKSGQLLRRVQSVFFAVASANTNPTLQKVRSLEAPKLAAHQDAIYLDAKLFRRVESIYKERKSLKLDPESLRLVEYYYDEFVHAGANLSESDKAELKKLNEELATLSNSFTTKLLAATKDAAFVSTDKAALAGLPEAQINAAAKAAKDRKLEGFVIPLQNTTQQPDLAELKARESRRALFENSWKRAEHGDANDTRDTIARIAQLRAQKAKLLGYPNFAAWKLVDQMAKTPEAALKFMDALVSPATAKDASEAQDIQAVIDKQSAGFKLQPWDWDFYSEQVRKAKYDLDEAQIKPYFELNNVLQNGVFYAANQLYGLTFKERKDLPVYAPEMRVFEVFNADGSSLALFYCDYFKRDNKQGGAWMNNYVEQSKLLGTLPVVSNVANFAMPAPGEPALLSSDDVRTMFHEFGHALHGMFANTQYPSLSGTAIARDFVEFPSQFNEHWATSPAIFQRYAKHYKTDAPMPAELAEKIKKSITFNKGYATTEALAAAQLDMKWHTLPASATLQKPDRFESEALQQTGLSISYTPPRYRSSYFAHIWSSSGYAAGYYAYLWTQMLADDAFQWFEEHGGLTRANGDRFREMVLSRGNTENLERMYVDWRGAKPTIEPMLKYRGLAVAGSRAASK
- a CDS encoding ATP-grasp domain-containing protein; translated protein: MVQPANLTVLCLASYYKGTEFLRECKRQGCRVLLLTSQSLEKEEWPRESIDEIFYLPDQDRKWNLQDAILGVSDLAKKESIDRIVPLDDFDLETAAALREHLRVGGMGETTTRYFRDKLAMRAKAQDEDLPVPPFIHVLNREKLRNFVHGISPPWVLKPRSQAGAIGIKKITSAEELWQAIDKLGDQQSFYLLEQYVPGDIYHVDSIIYERKLLFSIASRYGTPPMDVSHGGGVFTTRTIPPGSPEEKELTELNERVLEAFNLVRGVSHSEFIRAWDGGRLYFLETSARVGGAHIAELVEAATGINLWAEWAKIEVVAGKNPYHVPVAKKDSAGLVISLARQQWPDTSEYCDSEIVWRMNKEHHAGLIVKSSSPERVQALVEGYSRRFQQDFMAYHPPQEKPTH
- a CDS encoding SDR family oxidoreductase; the encoded protein is MNSLIKKIVVLGATSAIAQEVERLLGKDGTEFLLVARSPQRLQELQADLRVRGAGSVLTFCADLAEPAQHMAVVGFADQQFSDFDTVLLAYGTLSDQQECQHSLSAAMAELNTNFTSAAALLTLFADYLEPRGWGCIAAITSVAGDRGRRSNYVYGAAKGGLSLFLQGLRSRLHPSGVQVITIKPGPVDTPMTAQIARKSMMSSPSVVAGDICRALKRRSPEVLYTPAIWRYIMFAVRSIPEPIFKRLGGKLPHSSDTSNGSGFQPDSAISTQKSK